The segment GCGCGCGTCGCCTTCGTCATCGCCCCCGACTTGCCGGGCTACGGCCAATCGGCGCCGTTGCCCGCGCCGTCGTTCGAAGCGTTCAGCGGCGCAATCCAAGAGCTCCTAAGGCATCTCGCGATCGATCGGCGCTTCATCTACCTGCACGATTGGGGCGCGCCTGTAGGTCTCCAGATGGCCATGCAATCCCCCGACCTCGTCTGCGGCCTCATCATTCAGAGCGCCAACGCACACCGCACAGGGTTCGGACCGCAATGGCAAGCCACGTTCGAGTTCTGGTCAAACCCGACGGAAGAGAACGAAAGGGAGGCTACCGCGTTTTTGACCTTGGAAGGCACAAGCGAGCAATATTTGGGCGGCTTGCCGGAGGATGTCGCTGCCCGGATCAAAGGCGAACCCTGGATCGAGGACTGGCGGGTGATGAATCAGCCTGGCGGTATGGAAACACAACGCGCGCTCCTCGCCGACTACGCCAACCATGTCGCGCGCTTCAGTCTCATCGCCGACTATATCGAAACGCGGCAACCGCCGGCGCTCATGCTGTGGGGCCGCCACGACCCGTTTTTCGACATCGCCGAAACACTGTCGTGGATGCAAGACCTTCCACGCATGGAAGCGCACATCTTCGACGGCGGCCACTTCCTGCTCGAAACCCACGCCGAGGCGGCAGCCGCGTTGATGACCGACTTTATTGAGCGCACGTCGCGACCTTGAGCAACCGCTCGCGATCCAGGACCGACCTGCCCACACGTTTGCGCTGCCCATATCATCGACTGGGCGTCGAAAAAGCGATCGTCGCCGGCTATGACTGGGGCGCGAGGACGGCAAATGTCCTTGCCGCGCTCTGGCCGGAGCGCTGCAAGGCCATGGTGTCGGTCAGCGGCTATCCGATCGGCAGCCAGGCGGCCAACAAGACGCCGCGCCCCCACAGGCCGAACTGCTATGGTGGTATCAGTTCTATTTCGCGACCGATCGTGGCCGTGCCAGCTATGCGCAATACACGGACGACTTCGCCAAAAAAGCTGCCTGTCCGCTGTCCGGCCCCAGAGCCGCCACGGCGCTTACGCCATAATGGCCAAAGCATCCGCGAAAAAGCTTTCGCCGCCGAAATTTCCCGATTTGAGAGCCAACACCATGCCGCCGTGACGACCTCCAATACTGTGCAAGACGGGCACGCCCGCAACGATCTCCTGACCGAGTTGAAATGCGGGAATGGCAAGCCGGTCGACCACCGCGCCGGATGTCTCTCCACCCGCGACGATCAGCCGACGCACGCCCCGTTCCACCAGGCCTTCGGCAATGGCCGCGAGGGATCGTTCAATGACCTGGCCGACCGCGTCGCGTCCGTAGCGGGTTTGCAGCCTCGATACATCATCCGGATTCGAGCTGCTGGCGATGATGACGGGAGTTCGGGCCATCCGCTCGGCCGCCCAATCGAGGGCAAGCTGGGCCTCCTCCCGCCGGTTCATAAGCTTTTCCGGATCGAGCCGCAGGACGGGCATCGTCTGCTCGGCCTTGGCGATCTGTTCCAAGGTCGCCTGCGAGCAGCTTCCGGCAAGAACAGCTGCTGGTCCTGCGACCGGCTTGCCGTAAACAGCGGTCCTTTCGTGGCGACGTACGGTGCCCGCTGCGATCAGGCCGCGGGCAAGACCCAATCCCAAACCCGAGGCTCCGATCGACAATCGCTGACGAAGCGCCGCCGCGCCAATTGCTTCGAGGTCGCTCTCGAACACGGCATCGGTGATGGCCGCTCCGTTCCCATCGGAGGCCAGCTGTGCCAGCCGCTCGACGATCGCCTCCGCGCCGCGCGCAACAATTGCGAGATCGACGAGTCCAACGGCCGCAGCACTCTGCCGAGCCAGAACGCGGACCAGATTGGCATCGTGCATGGGGTTGAGCGGATGATCCTTAAGGGGGCTTTCGTTGAGCGGCGCCGCGCCGACGAAGAGATTGCCCTGATAGACTGTGCGCCCGGTCTGCGGAAAGGCCGGCGTCACCAGCACCGTTGTTTCACCGGCATCGGCGCGCAAGGAATCGAGCACCGGGCCGATATTGCCCTTGTCGGTCGAATCGAAGGTGGAACAGATCTTGTACATGACATGATCGGCGCCGCGCTCGCGCAGCCAGCGATCAGAGGCACGGGCACGTTCGACCGCGTCAGATGCGGCGATCGACCGGATCTTCAGCGAAACGACGATCGCATCGACTTCAGGCA is part of the Mesorhizobium sp. L-2-11 genome and harbors:
- a CDS encoding alpha/beta fold hydrolase — its product is MRSAGLTSPIKQRLRLSGGTELSFITAGDASNPALLLLHGFPSSSRTFQGIIPGLARVAFVIAPDLPGYGQSAPLPAPSFEAFSGAIQELLRHLAIDRRFIYLHDWGAPVGLQMAMQSPDLVCGLIIQSANAHRTGFGPQWQATFEFWSNPTEENEREATAFLTLEGTSEQYLGGLPEDVAARIKGEPWIEDWRVMNQPGGMETQRALLADYANHVARFSLIADYIETRQPPALMLWGRHDPFFDIAETLSWMQDLPRMEAHIFDGGHFLLETHAEAAAALMTDFIERTSRP
- the otnK gene encoding 3-oxo-tetronate kinase, which gives rise to MTLSLGCIADDYTGASDLANTLAKEGLRTIQTIGIPTDDLALPEVDAIVVSLKIRSIAASDAVERARASDRWLRERGADHVMYKICSTFDSTDKGNIGPVLDSLRADAGETTVLVTPAFPQTGRTVYQGNLFVGAAPLNESPLKDHPLNPMHDANLVRVLARQSAAAVGLVDLAIVARGAEAIVERLAQLASDGNGAAITDAVFESDLEAIGAAALRQRLSIGASGLGLGLARGLIAAGTVRRHERTAVYGKPVAGPAAVLAGSCSQATLEQIAKAEQTMPVLRLDPEKLMNRREEAQLALDWAAERMARTPVIIASSSNPDDVSRLQTRYGRDAVGQVIERSLAAIAEGLVERGVRRLIVAGGETSGAVVDRLAIPAFQLGQEIVAGVPVLHSIGGRHGGMVLALKSGNFGGESFFADALAIMA